A genomic segment from Colletotrichum higginsianum IMI 349063 chromosome 5, whole genome shotgun sequence encodes:
- a CDS encoding Cytochrome P450 gives MLVAELIHGLSHEATQHPIAFLSKFLVISALVYFIVNEIVRSKARLSGWHGPQGLPLIGNLYQLRGNASQKYREWAKEYGPVYEVQLGNLPVLVVNTAAAARVMFGNNSQATASRPELYTFHKVGVILLSSSSAIIADARKIVANTAGTTIGTSPYNESLKRRRKGAASALNRPSIETYIPHLDLETRDFLKDALTYGKAGSVAVDPLPLVQRLSLSLAVTLNWGMRFPSHDDGLFKEITTVEGEISRTRSVTDNMQDYIPLLRLNPFSAGKRHAVEMRSRRDRYLSKLNGDLEEKIRNGTHEPCIQANVMLDEEAKLNKVELTSISLTMLSAGFETFTAVSTWGIGFLATHPEIQRKAFNAIREAYDESNPLCDAHDDQTIPYVRALVRECLRYFTVLRLSLPRATNKDFVYEGKLIPKGTVVFLNSWACNMDNELWHDPEVFRPERWLENPEAPMFTYGMGYRMCAGTMLANRELYITFLRMLASFELSSATKIDSDPVTGAADLTNLIITPGHYKVTFTPRNEVALRKSLETEVEH, from the exons atgCTTGTCGCCGAACTGATCCACGGTCTATCACACGAGGCAACCCAACACCCAATCGCGTTTCTCTCCAAGTTTCTTGTCATTTCTGCTCTGGTTTACTTCATTGTGAACGAAATAGTCCGCTCGAAGGCTCGTCTGTCCGGTTGGCACGGTCCCCAGGGACTTCCCCTCATCGGCAACTTATATCAACTCAGAGGGAATGCCTCCCAGAAGTACCGGGAATGGGCGAAAGAGTATGGTCCGGTATACGAGGTTCAGCTAGGTAACCTGCCAGTCTTGGTTGTCAAtaccgctgctgccgccaggGTCATGTTCGGGAACAACTCGCAAGCGACTGCGTCTCGCCCTGAGTTGTACACTTTCCACAAGGTTGGAGTCATCCTCTTGTCTTCGTCAAGTGCCATCATTGCTGACGCCAGAAAGATCGTTGCAAATACTGCCGGAACAACCATAGGCACGTCGCCGTACAATGAGTCTCTCAAGAGACGGAGAAAGGGTGCAGCGTCCGCCCTCAACCGACCCTCCATTGAGACGTACATCCCTCATCTGGACCTGGAGACGAGAGACTTCCTCAAAGACGCACTCACCTACGGCAAGGCAGGAAGTGTCGCAGTAGACCCCTTGCCCCTCGTCCAGAGACTTAGTCTTTCCCTGGCAGTCACGCTCAACTGGGGCATGCGATTCCCCAGCCACGACGACGGACTCTTCAAGGAGATCACCACGGTCGAAGGTGAGATCAGCCGCACCAGAAGCGTCACCGACAACATGCAGGATTATATTCCCCTGTTGCGGCTCAACCCTTTCTCGGCCGGAAAACGCCACGCGGTGGAAATGAGATCCCGGCGGGACAGGTATCTGTCCAAGCTGaacggcgacctcgaggagaagatcCGGAACGGGACGCACGAGCCCTGCATCCAGGCCAACGTcatgctcgacgaggaggcgaaGCTCAACAAGGTCGAGCTGACCTCCATCAGCCTGACGATGCTCTCGGCCGGGTTCGAGACGTTTACCGCAGTGTCGACGTGGGGCATTGGGTTCCTGGCTACGCATCCCGAGATCCAGCGGAAAGCTTTCAACGCCATCCGGGAGGCCTACGACGAGTCGAACCCTCTGTGCGACGCGCACGACGACCAGACCATCCCCTATGTCCGCGCCCTAGTGCGAGAGTGCTTGAG ATACTTTACCGTCCTCCGGCTTTCGCTGCCTCGAGCAACTAACAAAGACTTTGTGTACGAGGGGAAGCTTATCCCCAAGGGCACAGTCGTCTTTCTCAACTCTTGGGCTTGTAACATGG ACAACGAGCTGTGGCACGACCCCGAGGTCTTCCGCCCCGAGCGCTGGCTGGAGAACCCCGAGGCCCCCATGTTCACCTACGGGATGGGCTACCGCATGTGTGCCGGGACGATGCTGGCCAACCGCGAGCTGTACATCACGTTCCTCCGTATGCTGGCCAGCTTCGAGCTGTCTTCGGCCACCAAGATCGACTCGGACCCCGTCACCGGAGCTGCCGACTTGACGAACTTGATCATCACGCCCGGGCATTACAAGGTCACCTTCACCCCACGCAATGAGGTGGCGCTGAGGAAATCGCTGGAAACCGAGGTTGAGCACTGA